Proteins from one Terriglobus tenax genomic window:
- a CDS encoding polysaccharide deacetylase family protein, whose translation MTKHAPVPHVLAYHEVSEKHSTDVYCMTPETFTAHMWTARLAAERSLQPLSVTFDDGHGSHLRWVMPILNSLRIHGHFFIPTAWMEARSEYAGWDDLRLLAGHGHRIGSHGATHVFLSACTPGSLEEEVRGSRMTLEDKIGASVTSISMPGGRWNENVIRACAIAGYEEVYTSEPGMYRPACVADGLRMPAVIGRFAIRRKTSLRILANYVEGDFFTVNWLRGMYLLRQRTKQLIGDSNYQQIWSSLFRTIPS comes from the coding sequence ATGACGAAGCATGCTCCCGTCCCGCATGTCCTGGCGTATCACGAGGTTTCTGAAAAACACTCAACAGATGTCTATTGCATGACACCAGAGACCTTCACCGCTCACATGTGGACGGCACGCCTGGCTGCGGAACGATCTCTGCAGCCGTTGTCCGTCACCTTTGACGATGGCCATGGCTCGCACCTCCGGTGGGTGATGCCGATCCTCAACAGCCTGCGAATCCACGGCCATTTCTTTATTCCCACCGCGTGGATGGAAGCGCGAAGCGAGTACGCCGGATGGGATGACCTGCGCCTGCTTGCCGGACATGGACATCGCATCGGATCGCACGGAGCGACGCATGTCTTTCTTTCGGCTTGTACCCCCGGAAGCCTGGAAGAAGAGGTGCGCGGATCGCGCATGACCCTGGAAGACAAAATTGGCGCATCGGTTACCTCCATCTCCATGCCTGGGGGGCGCTGGAATGAGAATGTGATCCGCGCCTGCGCGATCGCGGGATATGAAGAGGTCTACACCTCGGAGCCCGGCATGTACCGGCCCGCCTGCGTTGCGGATGGACTTCGCATGCCGGCTGTGATTGGCCGATTCGCCATCCGCCGCAAGACGTCGTTACGCATCCTGGCCAACTACGTCGAAGGCGACTTCTTCACCGTGAACTGGCTGCGCGGCATGTACCTGCTGCGCCAGCGCACGAAGCAACTGATTGGAGACAGCAATTACCAGCAGATCTGGTCTTCACTGTTTCGGACTATACCAAGCTGA
- a CDS encoding FAD-dependent oxidoreductase has product MQNAASRPSHIAVVGGGFTGMVCAFRLLRAGYKVTILESQPEIGGLTTSQDFGSFRWDRFYHCILTSDTALLNLLHDLGLSGELRWNKTEVGLYSHGELHKMTSPADLLRYRHLSLFSKMRLALVTLYVTKIKNGLALESVPLCRWTRRLFGSKVYEQVWEPLFRCKLGELRRYASAAFLWGTIVRLASTRDRGPGQQEQLGYVHGGYDAVFRRLQQSVVELKGLTNAGVRIRSITPNTSETQDGSIRIKACHKELVFDGVVLTVPNKVVAQLLDTQDAAYRERLGQVMYLGILCVVLVLKRRLSPFYVTNVTEKIGFTGIIEMTNLIDPAVETNGRHLVYLPRYTSPDDALFGASDDAIWQHVWSDLSRMHPDLSEQDIERRFVFRERTVQPVPTIGYSEIVPPARTPVAGVYVANTAQILNNTLNNNAMTSIAEATCNELMKDIPLQQPVFLPAGEPVERVLSSAGI; this is encoded by the coding sequence ATGCAGAACGCTGCGTCTCGTCCCTCACATATCGCGGTTGTCGGCGGCGGCTTTACCGGTATGGTCTGTGCCTTCCGCCTGCTGCGCGCCGGCTACAAGGTGACCATCCTGGAAAGCCAGCCGGAGATTGGTGGCCTGACAACCTCGCAGGACTTCGGCTCGTTCCGCTGGGACAGGTTTTATCACTGCATTCTCACCTCGGACACGGCACTTCTGAATCTGCTGCACGATCTTGGTCTAAGCGGCGAGCTGCGATGGAACAAGACGGAGGTCGGTCTCTACTCGCATGGTGAACTGCACAAGATGACCAGTCCGGCTGACCTGCTCCGCTACCGGCATCTTTCCCTATTCTCGAAAATGCGCCTCGCTCTGGTGACGCTTTACGTTACGAAGATCAAGAATGGCCTGGCGCTGGAATCCGTGCCGCTGTGCCGCTGGACACGTCGCCTGTTCGGCAGCAAAGTCTATGAGCAGGTGTGGGAACCGTTGTTCCGTTGCAAGCTGGGCGAACTGCGCCGGTATGCCTCGGCGGCATTTCTCTGGGGTACGATCGTTCGCCTTGCCTCAACCCGCGACCGTGGTCCCGGCCAGCAGGAGCAGCTTGGTTATGTGCATGGCGGCTACGATGCTGTGTTCCGCCGGCTGCAGCAGTCTGTGGTGGAGCTGAAGGGATTGACGAACGCCGGTGTCAGGATCCGGAGCATCACACCCAACACCTCCGAAACGCAGGATGGCAGCATCCGGATCAAGGCCTGCCATAAGGAGCTGGTATTTGATGGTGTGGTTCTCACTGTGCCCAATAAGGTTGTGGCACAACTGCTGGACACCCAGGATGCAGCCTACCGGGAACGCCTGGGACAGGTCATGTATCTCGGCATCCTATGCGTCGTGCTCGTTCTAAAGAGGCGGTTGAGTCCCTTTTACGTCACCAACGTGACAGAGAAGATTGGTTTCACCGGCATCATCGAGATGACCAACCTCATTGACCCCGCGGTGGAAACCAACGGGCGCCACCTGGTCTATCTTCCACGTTACACCTCGCCGGACGATGCTCTGTTTGGCGCCAGCGATGACGCCATCTGGCAGCATGTCTGGAGCGACCTTTCCCGCATGCATCCAGACCTTTCCGAGCAGGACATTGAGCGCCGCTTTGTCTTCCGCGAGCGCACCGTGCAGCCGGTCCCAACCATCGGCTACTCCGAGATTGTGCCTCCGGCACGAACTCCGGTCGCGGGAGTCTATGTCGCCAATACGGCGCAGATTCTGAATAACACCCTCAACAACAACGCGATGACGTCGATCGCAGAAGCCACATGCAACGAACTCATGAAAGACATCCCGCTGCAGCAGCCGGTATTTCTTCCAGCCGGTGAGCCAGTGGAGCGCGTCCTGAGTTCCGCAGGAATTTGA
- a CDS encoding SMR family transporter, whose product MTGTTPSLALSWGALAASIALGSFAQITLKHTTNTMARSQHTARLAAAPWLGLWTVLFGTATLCWILALRQLDISYAYPMLSLGYVLVTALAAMLLGEHVSRPRWMAIGLITCGAALVAGSI is encoded by the coding sequence ATGACAGGCACGACACCATCCCTTGCACTCTCCTGGGGAGCCCTAGCAGCAAGCATTGCTCTCGGCTCTTTTGCGCAGATCACGCTCAAACACACGACCAACACCATGGCCCGCAGTCAACATACCGCGCGTCTTGCGGCGGCTCCATGGCTGGGGTTATGGACGGTTCTGTTCGGTACGGCGACACTTTGCTGGATTCTTGCGCTCCGGCAGCTCGATATCTCGTATGCCTACCCCATGCTCAGCCTCGGATATGTCCTGGTGACGGCGCTTGCCGCCATGCTGCTTGGAGAACACGTTTCCCGGCCCCGGTGGATGGCTATTGGACTTATCACATGCGGCGCCGCACTGGTCGCGGGGAGTATCTAA
- a CDS encoding EamA family transporter, with product MRFARYKSEILVGGSVAMAAAGQILIKLGLLGKGRFGLPALHWPLILPMGVLIGLCVYGLGTVLWFAAVAQKNISYLYPLAATNYVLLGIAGHFLLHEQMGLVRWAGISVMAVGIALLSKTDRSVTG from the coding sequence ATGCGATTCGCTCGTTACAAATCGGAGATTTTGGTGGGTGGCTCAGTGGCCATGGCTGCAGCGGGGCAGATCCTCATCAAGCTGGGCCTTTTGGGGAAGGGCCGCTTTGGTCTGCCGGCTCTGCATTGGCCACTGATCCTCCCGATGGGAGTCCTCATCGGGCTCTGCGTCTACGGGCTGGGAACCGTGCTTTGGTTCGCAGCCGTAGCGCAGAAGAACATCAGCTATCTTTATCCGCTTGCGGCAACAAACTACGTTCTGCTGGGCATTGCCGGACATTTCCTGCTGCATGAGCAGATGGGCCTGGTGCGCTGGGCAGGCATCAGCGTCATGGCCGTGGGCATCGCACTGCTTTCAAAAACAGACAGGAGCGTTACCGGATGA
- a CDS encoding Gfo/Idh/MocA family protein — MMGTRLKVGVIGLGAWGCNVARCLYEMPECDLVVCSDLSENRRTMAQRNWGVQTVASLDEMLAHYPEINAVVISSPAITHYSLAKKALLADKDVFVEKPFTLNVRDAEELAALADARNRILMVGHLLEYHPAVNRIREIVQSGDLGDIYYIYTQRVNLGRIRGDENALWSFAPHDISQILYILGEEPVDVSARGQSFIQDGIEDVVFLSLFFENRRMAHIHISWLDPHKMRSTTVVGSKKMLVFDDAAATEKLRIYDSGAQAPPASSYGEAIQVRFGDIQIPRLTTTEPLKLEFQHFLYCVEHRVTPRSDSQDGLRVVRILEAAQKSLEMDGLPVSLNPNAPEKELPPAPPINRQWTPRLPMIPNNIPVVAAQ; from the coding sequence ATGATGGGAACCCGATTGAAGGTTGGAGTCATAGGCCTTGGAGCCTGGGGATGCAATGTTGCACGCTGCCTGTACGAAATGCCAGAGTGCGACCTGGTCGTCTGCAGTGACCTGAGTGAAAACCGCCGGACGATGGCGCAACGGAACTGGGGTGTGCAAACGGTTGCATCACTTGATGAAATGCTCGCGCATTACCCGGAGATTAACGCGGTCGTCATCAGCTCTCCGGCGATTACGCACTACAGCCTCGCCAAGAAAGCCCTGCTCGCGGATAAGGATGTCTTTGTGGAGAAGCCCTTCACGCTGAATGTCCGGGATGCCGAAGAGCTCGCGGCCCTGGCGGATGCCCGCAACCGCATCCTGATGGTGGGCCATCTTCTGGAGTATCACCCTGCCGTCAACCGCATTCGCGAGATCGTGCAGTCCGGCGACCTGGGCGACATCTATTACATCTATACCCAGCGCGTGAACCTTGGCCGTATCCGCGGCGACGAAAACGCCCTGTGGAGCTTCGCGCCGCACGACATCTCGCAGATTCTTTACATCCTGGGAGAAGAGCCGGTGGATGTAAGCGCTCGCGGCCAGTCCTTTATTCAGGACGGCATTGAAGATGTCGTCTTCCTGAGCCTTTTCTTCGAAAACCGCCGCATGGCGCACATCCATATCTCGTGGCTTGACCCGCACAAGATGCGCAGCACCACGGTGGTTGGCAGCAAGAAGATGCTGGTCTTTGACGACGCCGCCGCCACGGAGAAGCTTCGCATTTACGACAGTGGAGCGCAGGCGCCACCTGCCAGCTCCTATGGCGAAGCCATTCAGGTGCGCTTCGGAGATATCCAGATTCCGCGCCTGACGACGACCGAGCCGCTGAAGCTGGAGTTCCAGCACTTCCTTTACTGCGTGGAGCACCGCGTTACACCGCGCAGCGATTCACAGGACGGCCTGCGCGTGGTCCGCATCCTGGAGGCCGCACAGAAGTCGCTCGAGATGGATGGACTTCCGGTCTCGCTGAACCCGAATGCTCCGGAGAAGGAGCTGCCGCCAGCCCCCCCCATCAACCGGCAGTGGACTCCACGACTTCCCATGATCCCCAACAATATCCCGGTCGTAGCAGCGCAGTAA